A part of Numenius arquata chromosome 2, bNumArq3.hap1.1, whole genome shotgun sequence genomic DNA contains:
- the MGST1 gene encoding microsomal glutathione S-transferase 1 isoform X3: MAKSTQLIDNEAFVNPEDVASFGKGETAKKYLRTDPDVERVRRGHLNDLENIVPFVGIGLLYALSGPELSTALLHFRIFTGARILHTFAYLIPLPQPGRGLSWAVAYTVTISMAYKVLKTALYL, translated from the exons ATGGCTAAATCGACCCAGTTAATTGACAATGAA GCATTTGTCAACCCAGAAGATGTAGCATCATTTGGTAAAGGTGAGACCGCTAAAAAATATCTGCGGACTGATCCAGATGTCGAACGTGTACGCAG AGGCCACCTGAATGACCTTGAAAATATTGTCCCATTTGTTGGCATTGGACTGCTGTATGCTCTCAGTGGCCCTGAGCTCTCCACAGCCTTGCTGCATTTCAGGATCTTCACGGGGGCTAGGATCCTTCACACTTTTGCGTACTTGatccctcttccccagcctggcagaggtTTGTCTTGGGCAGTTGCGTATACAGTGACCATCTCGATGGCGTACAAGGTGCTGAAGACGGCGTTGTACCTGTAG
- the MGST1 gene encoding microsomal glutathione S-transferase 1 isoform X4 — protein sequence MSSMKSEEMAKSTQLIDNEVFRAYATYTTIVLLKMMLMSLVTAYFRITRKAFVNPEDVASFGKGETAKKYLRTDPDVERVRRGHLNDLENIVPFVGIGLLYALSGPELSTALLHFRIFTGARILHTFAYLIPLPQPGRGLSWAVAYTVTISMAYKVLKTALYL from the exons AT gtCGTCAATGAAAAGTGAAGAAATGGCTAAATCGACCCAGTTAATTGACAATGAAGTCTTCCGGGCTTATGCTACTTACACAACTATTGTTCTTCTAAAAATGATGCTAATGAGTCTTGTAACAGCGTACTTCAGAATCACGAGAAAG GCATTTGTCAACCCAGAAGATGTAGCATCATTTGGTAAAGGTGAGACCGCTAAAAAATATCTGCGGACTGATCCAGATGTCGAACGTGTACGCAG AGGCCACCTGAATGACCTTGAAAATATTGTCCCATTTGTTGGCATTGGACTGCTGTATGCTCTCAGTGGCCCTGAGCTCTCCACAGCCTTGCTGCATTTCAGGATCTTCACGGGGGCTAGGATCCTTCACACTTTTGCGTACTTGatccctcttccccagcctggcagaggtTTGTCTTGGGCAGTTGCGTATACAGTGACCATCTCGATGGCGTACAAGGTGCTGAAGACGGCGTTGTACCTGTAG
- the MGST1 gene encoding microsomal glutathione S-transferase 1 isoform X1, which yields MAKSTQLIDNEVFRAYATYTTIVLLKMMLMSLVTAYFRITRKVRNWEYCLAFVNPEDVASFGKGETAKKYLRTDPDVERVRRGHLNDLENIVPFVGIGLLYALSGPELSTALLHFRIFTGARILHTFAYLIPLPQPGRGLSWAVAYTVTISMAYKVLKTALYL from the exons ATGGCTAAATCGACCCAGTTAATTGACAATGAAGTCTTCCGGGCTTATGCTACTTACACAACTATTGTTCTTCTAAAAATGATGCTAATGAGTCTTGTAACAGCGTACTTCAGAATCACGAGAAAGGTAAGAAATTGGGAATACTGTCTG GCATTTGTCAACCCAGAAGATGTAGCATCATTTGGTAAAGGTGAGACCGCTAAAAAATATCTGCGGACTGATCCAGATGTCGAACGTGTACGCAG AGGCCACCTGAATGACCTTGAAAATATTGTCCCATTTGTTGGCATTGGACTGCTGTATGCTCTCAGTGGCCCTGAGCTCTCCACAGCCTTGCTGCATTTCAGGATCTTCACGGGGGCTAGGATCCTTCACACTTTTGCGTACTTGatccctcttccccagcctggcagaggtTTGTCTTGGGCAGTTGCGTATACAGTGACCATCTCGATGGCGTACAAGGTGCTGAAGACGGCGTTGTACCTGTAG
- the MGST1 gene encoding microsomal glutathione S-transferase 1 isoform X2: MKSEEMAKSTQLIDNEVFRAYATYTTIVLLKMMLMSLVTAYFRITRKAFVNPEDVASFGKGETAKKYLRTDPDVERVRRGHLNDLENIVPFVGIGLLYALSGPELSTALLHFRIFTGARILHTFAYLIPLPQPGRGLSWAVAYTVTISMAYKVLKTALYL; encoded by the exons ATGAAAAGTGAAGAAATGGCTAAATCGACCCAGTTAATTGACAATGAAGTCTTCCGGGCTTATGCTACTTACACAACTATTGTTCTTCTAAAAATGATGCTAATGAGTCTTGTAACAGCGTACTTCAGAATCACGAGAAAG GCATTTGTCAACCCAGAAGATGTAGCATCATTTGGTAAAGGTGAGACCGCTAAAAAATATCTGCGGACTGATCCAGATGTCGAACGTGTACGCAG AGGCCACCTGAATGACCTTGAAAATATTGTCCCATTTGTTGGCATTGGACTGCTGTATGCTCTCAGTGGCCCTGAGCTCTCCACAGCCTTGCTGCATTTCAGGATCTTCACGGGGGCTAGGATCCTTCACACTTTTGCGTACTTGatccctcttccccagcctggcagaggtTTGTCTTGGGCAGTTGCGTATACAGTGACCATCTCGATGGCGTACAAGGTGCTGAAGACGGCGTTGTACCTGTAG